One window from the genome of Entelurus aequoreus isolate RoL-2023_Sb linkage group LG04, RoL_Eaeq_v1.1, whole genome shotgun sequence encodes:
- the LOC133649227 gene encoding small ribosomal subunit protein uS3-like, which yields MAVKISKKRTFVADGIFKAELNEFLTRELAEEGYLGVEVRGTPTKTEIIILATRTQNVLGEKGRRIRELTAVVQKRFGNTYNVELYAEKVATRGLCAIAQAESLGYKLLGGLAVRRACYGVLRFIMESGTKGCEVVVSGKLMGQRAKSMKFVDGLMIPLLTPCRNQ from the coding sequence ATGGCGGTGAAGATCTCCAAAAAGAGAACATTTGTGGCAGATGGAATTTTCAAGGCAGAGCTGAATGAGTTCCTGACTCGTGAGCTCGCAGAAGAAGGATATTTGGGTGTTGAGGTCCGCGGAACCCCCACCAAGACCGAGATAATCATCCTAGCCACAAGGACCCAGAATGTTCTGGGAGAGAAAGGCCGTCGCATCAGAGAGCTGACCGCTGTGGTCCAGAAGAGGTTTGGCAATACATACAACGTGGAGTTGTATGCTGAGAAGGTGGCCACTCGCGGACTGTGCGCCATCGCCCAGGCTGAGTCTCTGGGCTACAAGCTGCTCGGAGGTTTGGCTGTGCGCAGGGCATGTTACGGTGTTCTGAGGTTCATCATGGAGAGCGGCACGAAGGGCTGCGAGGTGGTGGTGTCCGGCAAGCTGATGGGCCAAAGGGCAAAGTCCATGAAGTTTGTGGACGGACTGatgatcccacttctgacaccatgtagaAATCAGTGA